The DNA region GGTCAAAATAAGGGCAAGAAAGTAATACTTTCTGTACGGGAGAACGTCTGGGGAATCGCTCCTAAAAAGAAGATAGATGCTCAACAGTATGATTCCAATTACTACATATTCCATGGAAATCTTGAATAAAGTGAGACCTGTTCCCACAATGAAACACTCAGGAAAGTATCCAAGGGAGATCGCCGTCGTTCCAAGGGCTCCTGCAATCATGAACCCTGTAAAATAGCCAATGTTGAGATTTCGTTTCTTTGGCAGGATCAGCGCAAACGCCAGACCGGAAGCCTCTATCAACCGACCCAGAATCCAGAACTGTGTCGGCTGATTTGCCGTCCAGGAAGGGAAGACCCCCATCCCGGAATACGAGATTGTGTGAAGAACATCCACAAACATTACTACGCTGTAGAGATATCCCATTCTCAGCACTAGAACATTCTTTCCACTGGAAATGAATGCCATTGATACCAGGACTCCGGCGATCAAAATCGCAGTAATTTCGATAAACGAGTGGAAAAGAAGAAAATTCAAGCGCGACACTGCCCACGAGGCCAGAGCGATCAATATCCATATGGAAACAGTAATTGTCTTAGACATAACTCTACCTCCAACGAAAAGGAGTTCTTCTCAAGTATAATCCTTATCAAGCATGACAGCAAAAATCTATTTCACCCATTAAGACCTGCAATATAGTGCCAACGGATCCTCCTGCCAGAAGAAGATTCACGACTGACGATAATACCACAATGCAATTTCGCGAAGCACTTCAAATTCTACATACAACAAAGCGAATCATCTCGACAGATGATGACCGATGAAGCAGAACCTGTGAAAGGCAAGAAATCATTGTCTAAAGAGAATCGAAACAGAGATTTCCTTCAGCAAAGGACAGAGACTAATGTATAATAAAAGATGCATCATGAAAGGCACTCATGAGTTGAGCGAAAGTTCTTGGTTGATGCTCAGAAAGGTGGAATAGATGAAGAAGACTATGAAGTTCTGGGATCTGGTCGCACTGGAAGTGGGAATGACAATCGGGGCCGGAATATTCATCTACATGCCGATCGCTTCTCAGAGTGCGGGGGTGGGAACAATACTTGCATTCGTCGTTGCCTTTGCTCCCATGGCAATTATCATGATAAACGTCATGTTGCTCGGATCGACACTTCCCACGACAGGTGGAACTTTCAAGTA from Mesotoga infera includes:
- a CDS encoding HD domain-containing protein: MSKTITVSIWILIALASWAVSRLNFLLFHSFIEITAILIAGVLVSMAFISSGKNVLVLRMGYLYSVVMFVDVLHTISYSGMGVFPSWTANQPTQFWILGRLIEASGLAFALILPKKRNLNIGYFTGFMIAGALGTTAISLGYFPECFIVGTGLTLFKISMEYVVIGIILLSIYLLFRSDSPDVLPYRKYYFLALILTAAGEIVFTTYTDVYGFSNMLGHIFRLSSYFVILQGIVYRSIREPIDSLYNRISKTQEELIAIMSQTTEIKDPYTAGHQKRVAILADEIARKMRLSQDDRSVLSFASRLHDIGKLFIPTDILSKAMPLNEQERDFI